From the Pseudanabaena sp. FACHB-2040 genome, one window contains:
- a CDS encoding LysR family transcriptional regulator → MGYGRHHQLKLFQLQVLITVADCSSFSEAALQLQVSQSAVSYAIASLEQDLGVVLLLRGRFGAQLTPVGEQIVDRARQVSYLLEEMFKQANLARGLSGGHVRISSFRSAATHILPEVIAEFCRLYPAIAVSIADYDDRPDVEEDLRKGRADLGITYLPTSAEFETWDLMRDEIVALFPPDFEPQTDQLAWAELAAYPLIMAPDGDSCDAMMYAHCEKHGISLRPTYQIRSDATIMNMVAKGLGAALSPRLAAEPIPTGVKVYQLPVPMHRVICIAALKEALLTPAAYAFLDLLKNAAHRLQ, encoded by the coding sequence ATGGGTTATGGCCGTCACCATCAGCTCAAGCTGTTTCAACTGCAGGTTTTAATCACAGTGGCAGACTGCAGCAGCTTTAGTGAAGCAGCCCTGCAGCTGCAGGTGTCTCAGTCGGCAGTCAGCTATGCGATCGCAAGCCTAGAACAAGATCTGGGCGTAGTTTTGCTGTTGCGGGGTCGCTTTGGGGCGCAGCTGACTCCGGTGGGAGAGCAGATTGTAGATCGCGCCCGACAGGTAAGCTACCTGCTAGAGGAGATGTTCAAGCAGGCCAATCTAGCTAGGGGATTGAGCGGTGGGCACGTGCGCATCTCTTCATTTCGCAGTGCCGCAACTCACATCTTGCCTGAAGTGATTGCTGAATTTTGCCGCCTTTACCCTGCGATCGCTGTCAGCATTGCTGACTATGATGACCGTCCTGACGTTGAAGAAGACCTGCGTAAAGGCCGAGCCGATCTTGGCATCACCTATCTGCCTACCAGCGCTGAGTTTGAGACTTGGGACCTGATGAGAGACGAGATTGTGGCACTCTTTCCCCCTGATTTTGAACCCCAAACTGACCAACTGGCTTGGGCAGAGCTAGCCGCGTACCCGCTGATCATGGCCCCAGACGGTGATAGCTGTGACGCCATGATGTATGCCCACTGTGAAAAGCACGGGATTAGCCTGCGGCCAACCTATCAAATCCGATCAGACGCGACAATTATGAACATGGTGGCTAAGGGATTAGGCGCTGCCCTCAGCCCCCGACTTGCAGCCGAGCCTATCCCTACGGGGGTCAAGGTTTACCAATTGCCAGTGCCCATGCATCGAGTGATTTGCATTGCTGCTTTAAAGGAAGCGCTGCTGACTCCAGCGGCCTATGCCTTTCTCGACCTGCTTAAAAATGCGGCTCATCGGCTTCAGTAG